The following coding sequences are from one Macaca nemestrina isolate mMacNem1 chromosome 1, mMacNem.hap1, whole genome shotgun sequence window:
- the LOC105478843 gene encoding zinc finger protein 39-like isoform X3: MRQHGIELHFSPSAQQIRAGDLRRNMPLQELVSFEDVAVGFTWKEWQDLDDVQRTLYRDMMLETYSSLVSLGYHITKPEVIFKLEQGEPWMVEDTRAFQEE, translated from the exons ATGAGACAGCATGGAATTGAACTCCACTTTTCACCCTCAGCACAACAAATTAG GGCTGGTGACTTGAGGAGAAATATGCCATTACAGGAGTTGGTGTcctttgaggatgtggctgtgggCTTCACCTGGAAAGAGTGGCAGGACTTGGATGATGTTCAAAGGACTCTGTACAGGGACATGATGCTGGAGACCTACAGCAGCTTGGTGTCCTTGG GGTACCACATTACCAAACCCGAGGTGATCTTCAAGCTGGAGCAAGGAGAACCTTGGATGGTAGAGGACACCAGAGCCTTCCAG
- the LOC105478843 gene encoding zinc finger protein 717-like isoform X2, with the protein MRQHGIELHFSPSAQQIRAGDLRRNMPLQELVSFEDVAVGFTWKEWQDLDDVQRTLYRDMMLETYSSLVSLGYHITKPEVIFKLEQGEPWMVEDTRAFQLST; encoded by the exons ATGAGACAGCATGGAATTGAACTCCACTTTTCACCCTCAGCACAACAAATTAG GGCTGGTGACTTGAGGAGAAATATGCCATTACAGGAGTTGGTGTcctttgaggatgtggctgtgggCTTCACCTGGAAAGAGTGGCAGGACTTGGATGATGTTCAAAGGACTCTGTACAGGGACATGATGCTGGAGACCTACAGCAGCTTGGTGTCCTTGG GGTACCACATTACCAAACCCGAGGTGATCTTCAAGCTGGAGCAAGGAGAACCTTGGATGGTAGAGGACACCAGAGCCTTCCAG CTGTCCACATAG